A genomic region of Alligator mississippiensis isolate rAllMis1 chromosome 4, rAllMis1, whole genome shotgun sequence contains the following coding sequences:
- the LOC102557652 gene encoding suppressor of cytokine signaling 1: MIRGRPEDLQNTHRSIPHPQRQHQSTLPAPASSRLPTRYRVFRSCEWEVLERSLNILQASGFYWGPLSVSEAHAKLQQEPVGTYLVRDSAQGNFLFSLSVRMPSGPVSLRISFQEGYFWLRDWSSDCVVTLLEIVVAGTRANPIHFDEMGGTPLVFAEPLRRPCRTVPTLQELCRQSLAAHTETRECAGYASTEMCIRGAVPFNCGRGWTRVLPRTRCLHGQGEKRVHVANQSKHP, translated from the coding sequence ATGATCAGAGGGAGGCCGGAGGATCTGCAGAACACACACCGGAGCATTCCTCATCCGCAAAGGCAGCATCAGAgcactctccctgccccagcatcatCCAGGTTACCCACACGCTACCGGGTTTTTCGCAGCTGTGAGTGGGAGGTCCTGGAGCGATCACTCAATATCTTACAGGCCAGCGGCTTCTACTGGGGTCCCTTGTCTGTGAGTGAGGCGCATGCCAAGCTACAACAGGAGCCAGTGGGGACTTATTTGGTGCGGGACAGCGCTCAGGGGAACTTTCTATTCAGCCTGAGTGTTCGGATGCCGTCGGGCCCAGTCAGCCTCCGGATTTCTTTCCAGGAGGGCTACTTCTGGCTCAGGGACTGGTCCTCAGACTGCGTTGTTACGCTGCTGGAGATAGTGGTGGCAGGAACTCGGGCCAACCCTATCCATTTTGATGAGATGGGGGGAACCCCCCTGGTGTTCGCTGAACCCCTGCGCAGGCCATGCAGGACTGTGCCCACATTGCAAGAACTCTGTCGCCAAAGTCTGGCTGCTCACACAGAGACCAGAGAGTGCGCAGGATATGCAAGCACAGAGATGTGTATAAGGGGGGCAGTTCCTTTTAATTGTGGGAGGGGGTGGACCAGGGTGCTACCCAGAACCCGATGCCTACATGGACAGGGAGAGAAGCGTGTGCATGTGGCAAACCAAAGTAAGCACCCCTAA